The following proteins come from a genomic window of Methanocella conradii HZ254:
- a CDS encoding ABC transporter substrate-binding protein, with amino-acid sequence MTPGNDRLGKIGKSIIIEALALICICAIIAGCTGQAGVNGNTSSNTGYNIKKLVIGTTFQIADININDVRFSEIRKALTHQGMVRIAPNGTYVPALADSWETKDAKTWVYHLNKSARWHDGVPVTSKDVNFTINYMKDKFKSFSDVESVSTPDDYTVVITLKAPNSNYLMSNINDVIYPMHIFQNVSEPTKFNDVNATIGSGLYKFDSFDKQAGVLTFKANDAYPGGKPAVEAIEIRMFKSTDTMVMALQKGEIDTVYSYSQGLPYYYVPKLLQNDDIKLLMINNTGIPAALYFNTNRAPYDNVSFRRAISLAINYGEIANLVGGGYGQAPNAGFVPTGSAYYVDTPRLTYNLSESKRILNSIGYKDVNGDGFREMPDGSLLKTTIYVSNAFDDAVRASSLVKEYLNAAGIAVDVRVVDQSTFNSVLGKHDIVIFPATPAGMRMYAGFGSTYIDGRKLKLSNVTDPEYQSIVDGLMTTADNGRYDELSSSIQGYYASQLPAISLYWSDFIQPYNKKYEGWTPNPFWGILSYETFYNLHAAC; translated from the coding sequence ATGACCCCAGGCAATGATAGATTGGGCAAAATAGGGAAATCAATCATTATCGAGGCGCTGGCACTTATATGTATATGCGCCATTATCGCCGGATGCACAGGCCAGGCTGGAGTGAACGGAAATACCTCGAGCAATACAGGCTATAATATTAAGAAATTAGTAATAGGCACGACATTCCAGATCGCAGACATTAACATAAACGACGTGCGCTTCTCAGAGATACGGAAAGCCCTTACTCACCAGGGAATGGTCAGGATTGCCCCGAATGGCACCTATGTTCCTGCGCTGGCGGATAGCTGGGAGACGAAGGACGCTAAGACCTGGGTATACCATCTTAATAAGAGCGCTAGATGGCATGATGGGGTACCGGTCACTTCAAAAGACGTTAACTTTACCATTAATTACATGAAAGACAAATTCAAGTCATTCAGCGACGTTGAATCCGTGAGCACGCCCGATGACTATACCGTAGTGATCACGCTGAAGGCCCCGAACTCCAACTATTTGATGTCGAACATTAATGATGTGATATACCCAATGCATATATTCCAAAACGTGAGTGAGCCTACGAAATTTAATGATGTTAACGCTACAATAGGAAGTGGCCTCTATAAGTTTGATAGCTTTGATAAGCAGGCCGGAGTGCTAACGTTTAAAGCAAATGACGCATATCCGGGTGGAAAGCCTGCGGTTGAGGCCATCGAAATTCGCATGTTTAAGAGTACTGACACCATGGTCATGGCGCTTCAGAAAGGTGAGATAGATACGGTCTATTCTTATAGCCAGGGCCTTCCGTATTATTATGTGCCTAAGCTGCTGCAAAATGATGACATAAAGCTTCTGATGATTAATAATACAGGTATACCGGCAGCGCTTTATTTTAACACGAATAGGGCACCTTATGACAATGTGAGCTTCAGGAGAGCAATTTCTCTTGCCATCAACTATGGCGAGATAGCTAACCTTGTTGGCGGCGGCTATGGGCAAGCCCCGAACGCCGGTTTCGTGCCCACTGGAAGTGCATATTACGTGGATACGCCTCGGCTTACGTATAACCTGAGCGAGTCTAAGAGAATTCTGAATAGCATAGGATATAAGGACGTTAATGGGGATGGCTTCCGTGAAATGCCTGACGGGAGCCTTTTGAAGACGACCATCTATGTGAGTAACGCGTTCGACGATGCCGTTAGGGCGTCGAGCCTTGTAAAAGAGTACTTGAACGCCGCCGGCATAGCAGTGGATGTGCGGGTCGTTGACCAGTCCACGTTCAACAGCGTTCTAGGCAAGCACGATATAGTAATATTCCCTGCCACGCCGGCAGGCATGAGAATGTACGCAGGCTTTGGCTCGACTTATATTGACGGTAGAAAGCTTAAGCTGTCCAACGTGACGGATCCAGAATATCAATCCATCGTGGATGGGCTGATGACGACTGCTGATAATGGTAGATATGATGAATTGTCGTCGAGCATACAGGGCTATTACGCGAGCCAGCTGCCCGCAATATCCCTGTACTGGTCGGATTTCATACAGCCGTACAACAAGAAGTACGAAGGTTGGACGCCGAATCCATTCTGGGGTATTTTATCCTATGAAACGTTCTATAATCTACATGCCGCCTGCTAA
- a CDS encoding class I SAM-dependent methyltransferase — translation MRGIDWEKEWAIARLKLPHNAQKINDERWERYWDNASGDYRRQTGINIGLCKDIIRYLMHDEKLRRGDTVLDIGCGPGTYTLLFAEVAKMVSGLDMSAEMLDRLRLNAEQKGVTNILAIRSKWADYIPDERYDLVFSAFCPGVNDPMALQKMEKCSRRSCCYVSIGDGKSPQPLYQLWEKLTGDHFSNEGYDVIYPLNVLLESNRNANVRYFTANIDVSMPSSKVVDNYITYFGMFMDIDDKKKRIINEFVSERSERDIYRIKSTRIIGIVSWNVL, via the coding sequence ATGAGAGGCATTGATTGGGAAAAAGAATGGGCTATAGCGCGGCTTAAGCTACCTCATAATGCCCAAAAAATCAATGATGAGAGGTGGGAGAGATACTGGGACAACGCTTCAGGTGACTACCGGCGCCAGACAGGAATTAACATTGGTCTGTGTAAGGATATCATACGATATCTTATGCATGATGAAAAACTAAGACGTGGCGATACTGTACTGGATATCGGATGCGGACCCGGGACATATACTTTGCTTTTCGCTGAAGTCGCTAAAATGGTCTCCGGGTTGGACATGTCGGCCGAAATGCTCGACCGGCTTCGTCTTAACGCAGAACAGAAAGGTGTCACTAATATTTTGGCTATACGCTCGAAGTGGGCCGACTATATTCCCGATGAGCGATACGACCTTGTTTTTTCTGCGTTTTGCCCCGGAGTAAACGACCCAATGGCTTTACAAAAAATGGAAAAATGCTCTCGTAGAAGCTGCTGCTACGTATCGATTGGCGATGGGAAATCACCCCAGCCTTTATACCAGCTTTGGGAAAAATTGACAGGCGACCATTTCTCAAATGAAGGCTATGATGTCATATATCCGCTGAACGTGCTTCTGGAGTCTAACAGAAATGCTAATGTCAGATATTTTACGGCTAACATAGATGTCAGCATGCCTTCCAGTAAGGTGGTTGATAACTATATCACTTACTTCGGGATGTTCATGGATATAGACGACAAAAAGAAAAGGATAATCAATGAGTTCGTAAGTGAAAGATCGGAAAGAGACATATATCGTATCAAATCAACCCGGATTATTGGGATTGTAAGCTGGAATGTCCTATAA
- the nikR gene encoding nickel-responsive transcriptional regulator NikR, protein MEQELMRIGVSLPDNLLNRFDEIIAKRGYSSRSEGIRDAIRSYILNYEWMSEVEGDRIGIVSLVYDHDQRGLVNNLIDIQHENSDLTQSSVHVHIDEHTCLEIMTLRGEGRKIKEFAEKMMALKGVKHVKLTTITPGVEL, encoded by the coding sequence ATGGAACAAGAGCTAATGCGCATCGGCGTATCGTTACCGGACAACCTGCTAAACAGGTTCGACGAGATAATAGCCAAGAGGGGCTACTCCTCAAGGTCAGAGGGCATCCGTGACGCCATCAGGAGCTATATCCTAAACTATGAGTGGATGAGCGAGGTCGAGGGAGACCGCATAGGCATCGTATCCCTCGTATACGATCACGATCAGAGGGGCCTGGTTAACAATCTCATAGATATACAGCACGAAAATAGCGACCTTACCCAGTCATCAGTACATGTACACATCGATGAGCACACCTGCCTGGAAATCATGACGCTTAGGGGAGAAGGCCGAAAGATAAAAGAGTTCGCAGAAAAGATGATGGCGCTTAAGGGCGTTAAGCACGTCAAGCTCACTACCATAACGCCTGGAGTCGAGCTATAG
- a CDS encoding ABC transporter ATP-binding protein, protein MLLSIRDLSVTFDTLQGPFKAIEGIDLDVDERDTLAIVGESGCGKSVLGHATMRLLDDIAIVRGSVKFKGKEIYSMKKDELLKLRGKAISLVPQSPSTSFNPVIKIGDQIKVLIEKDGIAKGSAARQRAIDFLGKAGFPDPVAIYESYPHRLSGGMCERALIAMAVSVEPELIIADEPTKGLDAISRKNILAMLHKMAEGASMIMITHDIKAAVTCKRMAVMYSGEIVEEGITASVINKPKHFYTVGLLEAQPSRGMKPIKGRHSLLSRMDGGCRFRNRCDAADSVCKTHPLLRERDGNGRVRCHHA, encoded by the coding sequence ATGCTGTTGAGTATTCGTGACCTTTCCGTAACGTTCGACACGCTACAGGGGCCGTTTAAGGCCATCGAGGGGATAGACCTCGACGTCGACGAGCGGGATACGCTGGCCATCGTCGGGGAGTCGGGCTGCGGTAAATCCGTCCTTGGTCATGCCACGATGAGGCTGCTGGATGACATCGCCATCGTAAGAGGTAGCGTGAAGTTCAAGGGCAAGGAAATCTATTCCATGAAAAAGGACGAGCTATTGAAACTGCGCGGCAAGGCCATATCGTTGGTGCCGCAGAGCCCTTCCACGTCGTTCAACCCGGTCATCAAGATCGGGGACCAGATCAAAGTGTTGATAGAGAAGGATGGGATCGCTAAAGGCTCTGCAGCCAGACAAAGGGCCATTGATTTCCTAGGGAAGGCTGGATTTCCCGACCCTGTGGCGATATATGAGTCCTATCCACACAGGCTTTCGGGAGGCATGTGCGAGAGGGCTTTAATCGCCATGGCCGTATCCGTGGAGCCCGAGCTGATCATAGCGGACGAGCCGACCAAGGGCTTAGATGCAATTTCACGGAAGAACATTTTAGCCATGCTTCACAAGATGGCCGAGGGCGCCTCAATGATCATGATCACCCATGATATCAAAGCGGCCGTTACCTGTAAGCGGATGGCAGTGATGTACTCGGGCGAGATCGTCGAGGAAGGCATAACTGCTTCGGTGATAAATAAGCCTAAACACTTCTATACGGTAGGGCTTCTGGAAGCCCAGCCTTCCCGAGGCATGAAGCCAATCAAAGGCAGGCACTCACTCTTATCCCGTATGGATGGTGGATGCAGGTTCCGGAATCGATGCGACGCCGCCGATAGCGTATGTAAGACTCACCCTTTGTTGAGGGAGCGGGACGGCAATGGAAGGGTGAGGTGCCACCATGCTTGA
- a CDS encoding class I SAM-dependent methyltransferase — protein MAEFMGNVIDWGELWKQKTAGKKECSMLWHDKKYAGRYDENVKANNWRKGRRLIRELNVTMRSRVLDIGAGPGTLTIPIASMVKHVTAVEPADGMMWYLKKNIAEKGLDNVACVHKKWEDVDIAKDLEGPYDVVVASLSLGMPDIKAALEKMNAASSAYVYLFWPAGVTYWEANYAEIWHELHGKEFRHGPRCDCLYNILYGMGIYPNIKMYKDEYLESFSNINDAVEYYRPFYNIENYRQEAILRDFLRKKLIRKNGRLILKGYSNIAKIWWKKRYDY, from the coding sequence ATGGCTGAATTTATGGGTAATGTTATAGACTGGGGAGAATTATGGAAGCAGAAAACAGCAGGAAAAAAAGAGTGCTCAATGCTATGGCATGACAAGAAATATGCCGGGCGATACGACGAGAACGTAAAGGCCAATAACTGGCGGAAAGGCCGGCGGCTGATCCGTGAACTGAACGTTACGATGCGCTCGAGGGTGCTCGACATTGGGGCAGGGCCTGGCACCTTGACGATACCAATCGCTTCCATGGTAAAGCATGTGACGGCCGTGGAGCCGGCCGACGGCATGATGTGGTATCTTAAAAAGAATATTGCAGAGAAAGGCCTGGACAACGTGGCTTGCGTCCATAAAAAATGGGAAGACGTGGACATTGCGAAGGACCTGGAGGGGCCGTATGACGTCGTTGTCGCCTCGCTATCCCTCGGCATGCCCGACATCAAGGCCGCACTCGAAAAGATGAACGCTGCTTCCTCCGCGTACGTATACCTTTTTTGGCCAGCAGGTGTAACATACTGGGAGGCAAACTATGCAGAGATATGGCATGAACTACATGGCAAAGAATTCCGGCATGGCCCCAGATGTGATTGCCTCTATAATATTTTATATGGCATGGGCATATATCCAAACATAAAAATGTATAAGGATGAATACTTGGAAAGTTTCTCTAACATTAACGATGCCGTCGAGTACTATAGGCCTTTTTATAATATAGAGAATTACCGGCAGGAAGCTATCTTGAGGGATTTTTTACGTAAAAAGCTTATCAGGAAAAATGGTAGGCTAATCCTCAAAGGATACTCTAATATAGCCAAAATCTGGTGGAAAAAACGGTATGACTATTGA
- the nikR gene encoding nickel-responsive transcriptional regulator NikR: protein MEQGLMRIGVSLPDNLLSRFDEIIGSWGYSSRSEAIRDAIRNYIQYYDWMNEVEGERIGVISIVYDQDKKGLLDSLMQIQNEYCKLMLSAFHVYLDRESCMEIMTFKGNGKDIKGAAEKMMALKGVKHVKLTTIALDTIT, encoded by the coding sequence ATGGAGCAAGGCTTGATGCGAATAGGAGTCTCCCTACCGGACAACCTACTATCAAGATTCGACGAGATCATCGGAAGCTGGGGCTATTCATCCAGGTCAGAAGCGATAAGGGATGCCATAAGGAATTACATCCAATACTATGACTGGATGAACGAGGTAGAAGGCGAAAGGATTGGGGTCATATCCATCGTGTATGACCAGGATAAAAAAGGGCTGTTAGACAGCCTCATGCAAATACAAAATGAATATTGCAAGCTCATGCTTTCCGCGTTCCACGTCTACCTCGATAGGGAAAGCTGCATGGAAATCATGACGTTCAAGGGAAACGGAAAAGACATAAAGGGCGCCGCAGAAAAGATGATGGCCCTTAAAGGCGTGAAGCACGTCAAGCTAACGACCATAGCCCTGGATACCATAACTTAA
- a CDS encoding ABC transporter permease — translation MSWNDVKFNYLTGKLLRYGFTLFIILSINFFIPRAMPGDPMVNLLGEDALHVDEQILDALRAEYGLDRPLHEQYLEYMFGIIQLDFGYSIHKNLKVADLIKDRLFWTLVLVFPSIIMGGILALVFGSIAGFRHGGNVDKLLTSLNIFLYTLPSFLFAMVIVSIFSFHLGWFPLGNLSSGKLEGLPYLLDVGWHLFLPVAILSIHEATYIFLVVRNSITQIMGEYFVFVAKAKGLPERIIELRHVLRNVLPQFISIMALNFGFMVSGALIIEVVFSLNGMGTLIYDAVMARDYPVMQGCFVVLTIFVVAANFVADLLYGIADPRIADAKNIGASA, via the coding sequence ATGTCATGGAATGATGTCAAATTTAACTATTTGACAGGAAAACTGTTGAGGTATGGCTTCACTCTCTTTATCATCCTGTCGATTAACTTTTTCATCCCGCGTGCTATGCCAGGGGACCCGATGGTCAACTTATTAGGAGAGGATGCGCTTCATGTAGATGAGCAGATACTCGATGCGCTGCGGGCCGAGTACGGGCTGGACCGGCCCCTACATGAGCAGTATCTTGAATATATGTTTGGAATCATCCAGCTGGATTTTGGCTATTCCATCCATAAAAACCTCAAGGTGGCCGACTTGATAAAGGACCGACTTTTCTGGACGCTGGTGCTGGTTTTTCCTTCCATTATTATGGGAGGCATTTTAGCGCTAGTCTTTGGCTCGATTGCCGGGTTCAGGCACGGCGGCAACGTGGATAAGCTATTGACATCTTTAAACATCTTTTTGTACACGCTACCGTCGTTCCTGTTCGCCATGGTTATCGTGAGCATCTTCAGCTTTCACCTAGGGTGGTTCCCACTCGGCAACCTTTCGTCAGGAAAGCTAGAGGGCTTACCATATTTGCTCGATGTAGGATGGCACCTTTTCCTGCCGGTGGCCATCCTCTCCATACATGAGGCCACGTATATTTTCCTTGTCGTCAGAAACTCCATCACGCAGATCATGGGCGAGTACTTCGTTTTCGTGGCAAAGGCGAAGGGCCTTCCGGAACGTATCATAGAATTAAGGCATGTCCTGAGGAATGTTCTCCCACAATTCATAAGCATCATGGCCCTGAACTTCGGGTTCATGGTATCAGGTGCTTTAATAATCGAGGTCGTGTTCTCACTGAACGGGATGGGTACCCTGATATACGATGCGGTGATGGCCCGAGACTACCCGGTCATGCAGGGCTGTTTCGTCGTATTGACGATATTCGTGGTGGCGGCCAACTTTGTTGCAGACCTCCTTTATGGCATCGCGGACCCGAGGATAGCAGACGCGAAAAATATAGGGGCTTCAGCATAG
- a CDS encoding ABC transporter permease — MDEIIEKTVRKAWGDKFIGNVARSQLKYLGFAILLALSLMAVFAPYIAPYDPKQTGIPYQAPSLEHLLGTNDLGQDVFSELIYATRVSLVVGFLSGIISIVIGVIVGVFAGYFRGWVEELLMGTTDVFLLIPALPLMIILAAYLNPSMWNIIIVVGLLWWCSTARLVHSRVLQVREMQFIESTRALGYSDLYIIFKHVLVNTRDIIYAKFSLAVASAMLSEASLSFLGLGDPLNVSWGEMIHFAFSRGGFANDMWWWYLPPGLMICISVLGFIMLTIEGKKDSKLLELI, encoded by the coding sequence ATGGACGAAATAATTGAAAAAACCGTTCGAAAAGCCTGGGGAGATAAGTTCATTGGCAATGTCGCCAGGAGCCAGTTAAAATATCTGGGGTTTGCTATACTCCTGGCGCTTTCCTTAATGGCGGTGTTTGCCCCGTATATCGCCCCGTATGACCCGAAGCAGACCGGTATCCCTTACCAGGCGCCATCGTTAGAGCACTTATTAGGCACGAACGACCTGGGCCAGGACGTATTCTCTGAGCTGATCTACGCGACAAGGGTGTCACTGGTAGTGGGCTTCCTTTCAGGCATCATTTCGATCGTGATAGGCGTGATCGTGGGCGTTTTTGCCGGATACTTCCGTGGATGGGTCGAGGAGCTTTTAATGGGGACGACAGACGTATTCTTGCTCATCCCTGCCCTTCCGCTGATGATCATACTGGCCGCCTATCTTAACCCCAGCATGTGGAACATAATCATCGTTGTGGGCCTGCTATGGTGGTGCTCGACCGCCCGTCTCGTTCATTCACGAGTGCTACAGGTAAGGGAGATGCAGTTCATCGAATCGACCCGGGCGCTCGGATACTCAGACTTATATATCATCTTCAAGCACGTTCTGGTGAATACCAGGGATATCATTTACGCAAAGTTTTCGCTTGCCGTAGCCTCGGCCATGCTCTCGGAGGCATCGCTAAGCTTCCTCGGGCTGGGCGATCCTTTGAATGTAAGCTGGGGCGAGATGATCCACTTCGCGTTTAGCAGGGGCGGCTTCGCCAACGACATGTGGTGGTGGTATCTGCCGCCTGGCCTCATGATATGCATCAGCGTGCTGGGCTTCATCATGCTCACGATAGAGGGCAAGAAGGACAGCAAGCTGCTGGAGTTGATCTGA
- a CDS encoding carboxymuconolactone decarboxylase family protein — MKFENTLKSLFGKEPEEAVKELLKSIEEDYGEVPFILKAMSDKPNVLLPKIIYDDAVLRNPDHLDEKTVELITIGVATALKCDHCLNMHLRVAQRKGIPDEEVFEAILIGSALSSTAVMAQAMRVYESHKKEFKAKEDIGEECSGCIAYENHNGNKTRQE, encoded by the coding sequence TTGAAGTTTGAGAACACGCTTAAAAGCCTTTTCGGCAAGGAGCCCGAGGAGGCCGTCAAAGAGCTTCTCAAGAGCATCGAGGAGGATTACGGAGAGGTACCCTTTATCCTGAAGGCGATGAGCGATAAGCCGAACGTTCTCTTGCCGAAGATAATCTACGATGACGCCGTTTTGCGGAACCCTGACCATCTTGACGAGAAAACGGTGGAATTGATCACGATTGGCGTTGCGACCGCCCTTAAATGTGACCATTGCTTGAACATGCACTTGAGGGTAGCGCAGCGTAAGGGCATACCTGACGAGGAGGTCTTTGAGGCAATACTTATAGGGAGCGCCTTATCAAGCACGGCAGTGATGGCGCAGGCCATGCGTGTCTACGAGAGCCACAAGAAGGAGTTTAAGGCTAAAGAGGATATAGGTGAAGAGTGCTCGGGCTGCATCGCCTATGAGAACCATAACGGCAATAAGACAAGGCAAGAATGA
- a CDS encoding ABC transporter ATP-binding protein, whose translation MLELVKVSKLFRTGFLGRNMKIAVDEASLRLERGEILGLIGESGCGKSTLARIALKLLPPTSGRIFIDGVDVTDMPEKQFREYRKRIQIIFQHPESALDPHYTLMDSINESFNRLAIPKLERAAVLEKLADEVSLPLDILDRYPSQVSGGEIQRAVLTRVLAFKPEYLVLDEPTSMLDVSVQAHILQLLKKKAKRDNMGLLFISHDLEVVRAMCDRVMVMKAGRIIEEGRVDHIFDRPETQYMRMFIANI comes from the coding sequence ATGCTTGAGCTGGTAAAAGTCTCGAAATTGTTTAGGACAGGGTTCCTGGGCAGGAACATGAAGATCGCAGTCGATGAGGCGTCGTTGCGGCTGGAGAGAGGCGAGATACTGGGCCTCATCGGAGAGAGCGGGTGCGGAAAGTCTACGCTAGCCCGTATCGCCCTCAAGCTGTTGCCTCCCACGTCAGGCCGCATTTTTATCGATGGCGTAGACGTGACGGACATGCCAGAAAAACAGTTCCGTGAATACCGCAAGCGAATACAGATTATCTTTCAGCACCCCGAGAGCGCGCTCGACCCCCACTATACGCTGATGGATTCCATAAACGAGTCCTTTAACCGCCTTGCCATACCAAAGCTTGAGCGTGCGGCCGTACTAGAAAAATTGGCGGATGAGGTCAGCCTACCCCTTGACATCCTGGACCGATACCCGAGCCAGGTGAGCGGCGGCGAGATCCAGAGGGCCGTACTTACGCGCGTCTTAGCCTTCAAGCCCGAATACCTCGTCCTGGACGAGCCCACATCAATGCTGGACGTCTCGGTACAGGCACACATCCTTCAGCTTTTAAAGAAAAAAGCAAAACGGGATAACATGGGCCTGCTGTTCATCTCCCACGACCTGGAGGTGGTCAGGGCCATGTGCGACCGCGTCATGGTCATGAAGGCGGGAAGGATCATAGAAGAAGGGAGAGTCGACCATATCTTTGATCGACCCGAGACACAATATATGAGAATGTTTATTGCTAATATTTGA
- a CDS encoding ABC transporter substrate-binding protein: MNKAISTMLLVILLISVAIAGCSTGSQVTTPTEKAIKLTIGTTNAVNDINIVDDSFSKFKARTVCEGLIIQNPDGSFAPCLAESWENPDASTWIFHLRKNATWHDGVPVTAKDIKFNLEYYPAKIAEYKQHWGQIDSVETPDNHTVVIKLKTPNSNFLTNLMVMRAVPEHIFKDVSDPKTFNDMNATIGSGPYKFVGFDKDAGILRFKAYDNYWGGKPSVDTIEIRIFKNQDTMIMALQKGEIDTTYMYSKGIDYYYVPKLLQDNDIGISIMNSTGVTALFFNTERPVLNNATFRRAISYAIDYNELNNLFTAGYGEPGTRGFLPTSSYNYEDKGLLAQDVSQSKKLLDSIGMIDRDGDGFREAPDGKKFQPELLTRTDVADYPRISDVVKKYLNAVGIDVRIKLVDKATFQKIANTEKTHDMLISSTTPWGMMTWCGYGSCYFDSRNIGYTMTKDPVYTSIVDRIFNTTDVAAQKQLAYEMQDYYASEMPAIAFYTSNVIQPYNKKYEGWTYDPMYGIMSYGTFFNLHEA, encoded by the coding sequence ATGAATAAGGCTATATCTACTATGCTATTGGTAATTTTATTGATAAGCGTGGCAATCGCCGGGTGCTCCACGGGGTCGCAGGTGACGACGCCGACAGAGAAGGCGATAAAGCTCACCATAGGGACGACGAACGCTGTAAACGACATTAACATTGTTGACGACTCGTTCAGCAAGTTCAAGGCAAGGACGGTATGCGAAGGATTAATAATCCAGAACCCGGACGGAAGCTTCGCGCCGTGCCTCGCCGAGAGCTGGGAAAATCCGGACGCAAGCACGTGGATATTCCACCTTAGAAAGAACGCCACATGGCATGACGGCGTCCCGGTGACAGCCAAGGACATAAAGTTTAACCTCGAATACTACCCTGCAAAGATCGCGGAGTATAAGCAGCACTGGGGACAGATCGACAGCGTTGAGACCCCCGATAACCATACGGTGGTCATTAAGCTGAAAACGCCGAACAGTAACTTCCTGACCAACCTCATGGTCATGAGAGCGGTCCCCGAGCACATTTTCAAGGACGTCAGCGACCCGAAGACTTTTAACGACATGAACGCCACCATCGGCAGCGGGCCATACAAGTTCGTGGGATTCGACAAGGACGCAGGAATCCTCAGGTTTAAGGCTTATGACAACTACTGGGGCGGCAAGCCATCGGTCGATACGATCGAGATACGCATATTTAAGAACCAGGATACGATGATCATGGCCCTGCAGAAAGGCGAGATCGACACGACTTACATGTACTCGAAGGGCATCGATTACTATTACGTGCCTAAACTATTGCAGGACAATGATATCGGGATCAGCATTATGAACTCTACGGGCGTCACGGCACTATTCTTTAACACAGAACGGCCGGTGCTCAATAACGCGACGTTCCGTCGAGCCATCAGCTACGCCATAGACTATAATGAGCTCAATAACCTGTTCACCGCTGGCTATGGCGAGCCCGGGACAAGGGGCTTCTTGCCGACGAGTAGCTATAATTACGAGGATAAAGGCTTGCTAGCGCAGGACGTCAGCCAGTCGAAGAAGCTGCTCGATTCGATTGGAATGATTGACAGGGATGGCGATGGGTTTAGAGAAGCTCCGGACGGCAAAAAATTCCAGCCGGAGTTGTTGACCAGGACCGATGTTGCCGATTACCCGAGGATTTCCGATGTGGTCAAAAAGTATCTTAACGCCGTTGGCATCGACGTCAGGATAAAGCTGGTCGATAAGGCGACGTTCCAGAAGATCGCCAACACGGAAAAGACGCATGACATGCTGATATCGAGCACGACGCCCTGGGGCATGATGACCTGGTGCGGCTATGGCTCCTGCTACTTTGACAGCCGCAACATTGGCTACACTATGACGAAAGACCCTGTCTACACTTCCATCGTGGACAGGATTTTTAATACGACGGACGTGGCTGCGCAGAAGCAGCTTGCCTACGAGATGCAGGACTACTATGCGAGCGAGATGCCAGCCATAGCGTTTTACACTTCCAACGTCATCCAGCCATACAATAAAAAGTACGAGGGATGGACGTATGACCCCATGTATGGCATCATGTCATATGGCACGTTTTTCAACCTACATGAAGCGTGA